The Dioscorea cayenensis subsp. rotundata cultivar TDr96_F1 chromosome 19, TDr96_F1_v2_PseudoChromosome.rev07_lg8_w22 25.fasta, whole genome shotgun sequence genome includes a window with the following:
- the LOC120283588 gene encoding uncharacterized protein LOC120283588 produces the protein MGSVVHPVSLTATRSPLPRHSRPPKPSSTPRFSSARAPRSLRLRVRLCSNLSSSDKRIHGEEPSETLVEVLRVPDSWLIPSNALKESEWLRVTLHEWLDDEYCPEPTNVVISKLAARSYYESLTKGQSDLGEILLNMVKDLETISYQESFHGPFSSANAAVHLITQRMDSLVDSDS, from the exons ATGGGATCAGTAGTTCACCCGGTGAGTTTAACCGCCACTCGTAGTCCACTCCCGCGCCATTCTCGTCCCCCGAAACCCTCGTCCACTCCTCGCTTCTCCTCCGCTAGGGCTCCGAGATCTCTCCGCCTTCGCGTTCGCCTTTGTTCAAATCTATCCAGTTCGGACAAACGAATCCACGGAGAAGAACCATCTGAAACCCTAGTCGAGGTTCTCAGGGTTCCGGATTCATGGTTGATTCCCTCCAACGCCTTGAAG GAATCCGAATGGCTTAGAGTGACCCTTCACGAATGGTTGGATGACGAGTATTGCCCCGAGCCTACTAATGTAGTTATCAGCAAGCTTGCCGCACGCTCATACTATGAGTCCTTGACGAAAGGTCAGTCTGATCTTGGTGAAATTCTGCTGAACATGGTGAAAGATTTGGAAACCATTTCTTACCAGGAAAGCTTTCACGGACCATTCTCATCAGCCAATGCTGCAGTACACTTAATAACTCAGCGAATGGATTCCCTGGTGGATTCAGATTCATAG
- the LOC120283864 gene encoding bifunctional 3-dehydroquinate dehydratase/shikimate dehydrogenase, chloroplastic-like: protein MKNPTLVCASLIATSLEEMAHQMHVAAERGADLVELRLDHLHNFNPRSDLQFLIKDRPLPVITTFRTKWEGDEYEGDEILRFEALRLAMEFGSDYVDIELQAAEEFVESISTKKPENFKLIVSSHNYQNTPSPEELGDLVSRIQAVGADIVKIATTAMDISDVARLFRVLVHCQVPVIGMVMGERGLVSRLLSSKFGMYLTFCALDEGKESAPGQPTISELLNLYRIKQTRADTTVLGLISKPVGHSKSPLLHNAALKSAGVNAVYVPFLVDDLPSFLKAFSCPDFAGIRSLNLGFHYFLCIHVVCRISISVNVIDFSVGIPHKVTAVTCCDEVDPIAKCIGAVNTIVRRSSDGKLVGYNTDYVGSISAIEDGIRVLTGLIGNQTIELPLAGRLFVVIGAGGAGKALAYGAKEKGTRVIIANRTYDKAKELANLVGADALPLTDLESFHPEKGMVLANTTSLGMQPNVNETPLAKSCLGRYDLVFDAVYTPKETRLLTFKRSKRDWSYHCSWSGNVH from the exons ATGAAGAACCCTACACTCGTCTGCGCTTCTCTCATTGCTACATCGTTGGAGGAGATGGCTCATCAGATGCACGTTGCTGCTGAACGAGGAGCTGATCTTGTTGAGCTTCGTCTTGATCACTTGCATAACTTCAACCCTCGTTCTGACCTTCAGTTCCTCATCAAAGATCGGCCTTTGCCCGTCATTACTACTTTCAG GACAAAGTGGGAAGGAGATGAGTATGAAGGTGATGAGATTTTGAGATTTGAGGCACTTCGTTTGGCAATGGAGTTTGGTTCTGATTATGTTGATATTGAACTCCAg GCTGCTGAGGAGTTTGTGGAGTCTATATCAACGAAGAAGCCAGAGAATTTTAAGCTCATTGTCTCTTCTCACAATTATCAGAACACACCATCCCCTGAAGAGCTTGGCGATCTTGTTTCAAGGATTCAAGCTGTTGGAGCTGACATTGTGAAAATTGCAACTACTGCCATGGATATCTCTGATGTCGCTCGCTTGTTCCGAGTACTTGTTCATTGTCAA GTACCGGTCATTGGAATGGTTATGGGCGAGAGAGGACTAGTCTCTCGGTTGCTCTCTTCAAAGTTTGGAATGTATCTAACGTTCTGCGCACTTGATGAGGGTAAAGAATCAGCTCCCGGGCAGCCAACCATCTCtgaattattgaatttgtatAGAATCAAGCAGACCAGAGCAGACACAACTGTTCTTGGACTTATAAGCAAGCCTGTTGGACATAGTAAGAGCCCTCTTTTACACAATGCTGCATTGAAATCGGCCGGTGTTAATGCTGTTTATGTTCCATTTCTTGTCGATGATCTTCCTAGTTTTCTCAAGGCCTTCTCATGCCCAGACTTTGCTGGAATCAGGTCATTAAACTTGGGCTTTCATTACTTCCTATGCATTCATGTTGTGTGTAGGATTTCAATTTCAGTGAATGTTATTGATTTCAGCGTTGGAATTCCTCACAAAGTTACGGCAGTTACATGCTGTGATGAAGTCGATCCGATTGCTAAG TGTATAGGAGCTGTAAACACAATTGTTCGGAGATCAAGTGACGGAAAGTTGGTCGGTTATAACACGGACTATGTTGGTTCAATTTCCGCTATTGAAGATGGAATAAGAG TCTTGACAGGGTTAATCGGCAATCAAACGATTGAGTTACCTCTAGCTGGTAGACTCTTTGTTGTTATAGGTGCCGGTGGTGCAGGAAAAGCTCTTGCTTATGGTGCGAAAGAAAAAGGCACAAGAGTAATAATAGCGAACAGAACTTATG ATAAAGCTAAAGAGCTTGCTAACTTGGTCGGGGCCGATGCTTTACCTCTTACCGACTTAGAAAGTTTTCATCCAGAGAAAGGAATGGTTCTTGCAAACACAACATCACTAGGAATGCAACCAAATGTTAATGAGACTCCTCTGGCCAAG AGTTGTTTGGGGCGTTATGATTTGGTGTTTGATGCTGTTTATACACCAAAAGAGACTAGACTTTTAACTTTTAAGAGAAGCAAAAGAGACTGGAGTTACCATTGTAGCTGGAGTGGAAATGTTCATTAG
- the LOC120283912 gene encoding uncharacterized protein LOC120283912: protein MECNKEEAIRARGIAEDKMQKKDFVAARKIALKAQQLFADLDNISQLLTVCEVHCSAAVKVNGETDWYGILKVEPTAEESLIKKQYRKLALSLHPDKNKFPGAEAAFKLIGEAYMTLSDKGKRSQHDLKRSSRLAVPPRQSSQQTSRTSYVKKQPAYANSVQNTTTGRSNGLNQQQPTTSGLQTFWTVCPYCGMRYQYYKSILNRALRCQNCLKPYVAYDLNAQAAASGANTAQSGIPQEFSGQHTHNNLGQRSNFGIPTPNTGFQGNVGRTSASDPRPKSKINDASGRSMNNGKDCYTRAGNTGNEVRFEKVELEEVKKRERVVKPAVGNSSHKRSRKMAVESSDSESTDDDTESSDIEEVKCTSGQNTGATSRYPRRSSRQKQNVKYNEEESDDADDDDAGDDDDAAADDDYDAASSFVKSPDLKRLKKSGTSGDANQSGKTYYEGRDNVVGGQSSGIGTTVADKDANKQNTTLPHDKFQNGNELNGDHMDTETDGAEEKEGMLKAGSRSTVDLSSEPSPYLGSFSYPDPEFYDFDKDRGTDKFSVDQMWAIYDDLDGMPRYYARIRSVDTKNFKLCYTWLEHVPFGESELAWSCENLPVSCGNFRLGKSDSTDDRMIFSHLIFCEKGTKRNTYKVHPRKGEVWALFKGWDIGWSSYADNHRTYQYEVVEVLSDYVEGHDINVIHLFKVKGFVSLFMQAPGSRTGMLKIPHYEILRFSHKVPCYRMTGNEREGIPEGLLELDSASLPNDFGHTAPSISLETATLGVKQPVTKCVSDHAENVAACSAGLNGKGMQGQANTSTDHHAEHVNGVDTVGHHWRSSKRDPASEAWIHVGSESMSHKHQVAEETVIDHQGSNVKAAAAAAGQQNVCDTEASSPTCYEYPDSEFHSFEEERSCDKFERGQVWALYSDVDKYPKYYGWISKVEVEKFRVYVTWLECCPQNEVEKQWAEQDLPIGCGRFKFTRDTVDFDSTDTFSHLVNAKPAVRRDQFFIHPIISQVWAVYRNWHNGWTRKDLENCEYDVVEIYRHTGSQLEALLLEKVEGYRAVFKPARKDGTWHKMEVLANEYARFSHRIPAFKLTQERGGKLGGFWELDPASVPDVLLFPS, encoded by the coding sequence ATGGAGTGCAATAAGGAAGAGGCAATTAGAGCCAGAGGCATTGCAGAGGACAAGATgcaaaagaaagattttgtTGCAGCACGCAAAATTGCTCTCAAGGCTCAGCAGCTCTTTGCAGATCTAGATAACATCTCTCAGTTGTTAACCGTTTGTGAAGTTCATTGTTCTGCTGCAGTTAAGGTGAATGGGGAGACAGATTGGTATGGGATACTTAAAGTTGAACCAACTGCTGAAGAATCATTAATCAAGAAACAGTATCGCAAACTTGCTCTTTCACTTCATCCTGATAAAAACAAGTTTCCTGGTGCTGAAGCTGCCTTTAAACTTATTGGGGAGGCCTATATGACCCTCTCTGACAAAGGAAAACGTTCTCAGCATGACCTTAAAAGAAGTTCCAGACTCGCAGTTCCTCCTCGGCAGTCTTCTCAACAGACAAGCCGAACATCATATGTTAAGAAGCAACCTGCATATGCAAACAGTGTCCAAAATACTACCACTGGGCGTTCTAATGGCTTAAATCAGCAGCAGCCAACAACATCTGGTTTGCAAACATTCTGGACTGTTTGCCCTTATTGTGGCATGAGGTACCAGTATTACAAGAGTATATTAAACAGAGCCTTACGTTGCCAAAATTGCTTGAAGCCTTATGTTGCTTATGATTTAAATGCACAAGCAGCAGCTTCTGGGGCAAATACTGCACAATCTGGAATTCCTCAGGAGTTTTCGGGCCAGCATACTCATAATAACCTTGGTCAGCGGAGTAATTTTGGAATTCCTACTCCCAATACAGGGTTCCAGGGTAATGTGGGGAGGACTTCAGCATCAGATCCTCGgccaaaatcaaaaatcaatgaTGCTAGTGGTAGATCCATGAACAATGGAAAAGATTGTTATACAAGAGCTGGGAACACTGGGAATGAGGTTCGGTTTGAAAAGGTAGAGCTCGAGGAAGTGAAGAAGAGGGAAAGAGTGGTGAAGCCAGCGGTGGGAAATTCAAGTCATAAGCGGAGTAGAAAAATGGCAGTAGAATCTAGTGATTCCGAGAGCACTGATGATGATACTGAGAGCTCTGATATTGAGGAGGTTAAATGTACATCTGGACAGAATACTGGGGCAACTAGTCGTTACCCAAGAAGATCTAGCAGgcaaaaacaaaatgttaagtACAATGAAGAGGAGagtgatgatgctgatgatgatgatgctgggGATGACGATGAtgctgctgctgatgatgattatgatgcTGCTAGCAGCTTTGTGAAATCTCCAGATTTGAAAAGGTTAAAGAAGAGTGGAACATCAGGTGATGCAAATCAATCTGGTAAAACATACTACGAAGGACGTGACAATGTGGTCGGAGGACAAAGCAGTGGCATTGGAACTACTGTTGCTGATAAGGATGCTAACAAACAGAACACCACACTTCCGCATGATAAGTTCCAAAATGGGAATGAGTTGAATGGTGATCATATGGATACAGAAACAGATGGGGCTGAGGAGAAAGAGGGAATGCTAAAAGCTGGAAGCAGATCAACTGTTGATCTCAGCTCTGAACCATCACCTTATCTGGGTAGTTTTTCTTACCCTGATCCAGAGTTTTATGATTTTGACAAGGACAGAGGTACCGACAAATTCTCAGTTGATCAGATGTGGGCTATCTATGATGACTTGGATGGAATGCCTAGATATTATGCTCGGATTAGGAGTGTTGATACCAAAAACTTCAAGTTATGTTACACTTGGCTAGAGCATGTTCCCTTTGGGGAATCAGAGCTTGCTTGGTCTTGTGAGAATCTGCCTGTTTCTTGTGGAAACTTTCGACTTGGTAAGTCAGATTCTACTGACGATAGGATGATTTTCTCTCATCTTATTTTCTGTGAAAAGGGCACGAAAAGAAATACGTACAAGGTACATCCAAGAAAAGGGGAGGTTTGGGCACTATTCAAGGGGTGGGATATTGGATGGAGTTCTTATGCAGATAATCACAGAACATATCAGTATGAGGTGGTAGAAGTGTTGTCAGATTATGTCGAAGGTCATGACATTAATGTCATTCATCTTTTTAAAGTAAAGGGGTTTGTTAGCTTGTTTATGCAAGCTCCTGGTAGCAGAACCGGAATGCTCAAAATACCACATTATGAAATACTACGATTTTCACACAAGGTCCCTTGTTACAGAATGACTGGAAATGAAAGGGAAGGCATTCCGGAAGGCTTGCTTGAGCTTGATTCTGCTTCTTTGCCCAATGATTTTGGACATACTGCCCCTTCAATCAGTCTTGAAACTGCCACTCTTGGAGTGAAACAACCAGTTACAAAATGTGTGAGTGACCATGCAGAGAATGTTGCTGCTTGTTCTGCAGGCTTGAATGGAAAGGGTATGCAGGGACAGGCGAATACAAGCACAGATCATCATGCTGAGCATGTGAACGGAGTTGACACCGTGGGACATCATTGGAGAAGTTCAAAAAGGGATCCAGCTTCAGAGGCATGGATACATGTTGGAAGTGAATCCATGTCACACAAACATCAGGTTGCTGAGGAAACTGTCATTGATCATCAGGGCTCTAACGTTaaagctgctgctgctgctgctggacAGCAAAACGTCTGTGACACAGAAGCATCAAGTCCCACTTGCTATGAGTATCCTGATTCAGAATTTCACAGCTTTGAAGAAGAGAGATCATGTGACAAGTTCGAGCGTGGTCAGGTATGGGCTCTATACAGTGATGTAGACAAGTATCCCAAATATTATGGCTGGATAAGCAAAGTTGAGGTCGAAAAATTCAGAGTATATGTTACATGGCTTGAATGCTGCCCTCAGAATGAGGTTGAGAAACAGTGGGCTGAACAAGATCTACCCATTGGCTGTGGAAGGTTCAAATTCACACGGGACACAGTTGACTTTGATTCAACAGACACCTTCTCTCATTTGGTTAATGCAAAACCAGCAGTGAGAAGGGATCAATTCTTTATCCACCCAATCATCAGCCAGGTCTGGGCTGTTTACAGAAATTGGCATAATGGGTGGACACGCAAAGACTTGGAGAACTGTGAATATGATGTTGTGGAAATCTATAGACATACTGGGTCTCAATTGGAGGCCCTACTGCTGGAAAAGGTGGAGGGTTATAGAGCAGTCTTCAAACCTGCGAGAAAGGATGGTACTTGGCATAAGATGGAGGTATTGGCAAATGAATATGCGCGGTTTTCTCATCGAATCCCCGCATTCAAGTTGACACAAGAGCGGGGTGGCAAGCTGGGAGGCTTCTGGGAACTTGATCCTGCATCGGTGCCGGATGTTTTGTTGTTCCCAAGCTGA